The window CTTGCTTGGGTCTAAATTATTGCCGTGCTTTGCCGCATTCACTAAAGCCTCTTGTAGTCCAAGCCTGATTTCCGGCTGCCATTGACGGGGGATCTGTTCAAGAAGCAAATCGAGAATTGGGGCAAGGTAGAGGGTAGAAGCGAAGCTAATCGTTCCCCAGTTACGTCCAATCGGACGTGTTGATATAGCAATCACTCAAAAAACCTCTAGCTTTTATTTGGTGGACTCGATACTTTACACAGCTAGCTGCCGTGCCTAGTTGCCGTGCCAATTTTAGTCTCAGCTTTCCTAAACCAGACGCTCCAGCTCAGGCATCACTAAGTTGTCTGGGCTATTGAGCATCACCTCCAAAAACCTTGAGAATCTACACAAACTAGCGTGGAGATTGGGTGATTGTTTGGAGCTGCTCTACAACCTTTTCCGTGGATTGGCTACAGCGACTGTTTGCTTTCCAACGGATAGTAATGAAGTGCGCTAACTTCTTGCCTCTAGAGGAGTAGATGTTCTCTCGTTTATTAGCGAGGAACCTTTACTTTCCATTGTATCGAAACACTTTCTTAAACACCAGCGCTATGCCTCAAATCAGTCTAGAGACTGGGTTGAAGGTTGAACGTTCCCAACTTTGGTCGGGGTCTTTTTCCCCTGTGCTAACTTTCAACTCTTCTTCCCGATCTCTTCCTGGCTCAGCGCACTAAAAAGGCAGCACACTCAACATGAGGCGTTTGGGGAAAGAAGTCAGCCGGCTGGACATGGGTTAGTTGGTAGCCGCCAGTATGACACAGGAGTTTCAGATCCCGTGCCAAGGTAGCAGGCTTACAGCTAACGTACACAATTTGTTTTGGAGCCGTTACCAGCAGAGCTTCGATGACAACCCGATCACATCCCTTACGCGGTGGATCGAGTAATACGACATCTGGGTTGATTTCGAGTTGAGGCAGCAGGGTTTCTACTGCTCCAGTCTTAAACGTCACATTACTGATCCCGTTGAGTTGGGCATTGAGTTGTGCTTGCTCCACGGAGGCTGGGTGTACTTCTAAACCCATCGCCTGCCGAACGCGCTGTGCTAGGGGTAGGGTGAACGTACCGATGCCACAGTAGGCATCGACTAGGATTTCATCCCCTTTGAGGGCTAGCTGTTCCACAATCGCAGCTAGCAGCGCCTCAGCCACTTCGGTATTGACTTGGAAAAACGTTTCCGGTTTCAGTTGTAGCTGAAGACCCGCAAATTCTTCCTGTAAATAAGGTTGACCTGCAATACAACGAGTTTCATGCCCAAAAATTACATTCGTGCGGTTTGGGTTTCGATTCACGCAGATGCCCATCAGTTTGGGATAGCGAGTCAGCCACTGTTGGGCTTGGGCATCAAGGTTCTGTAATCTCCAGTCCGTTGTTACCAATGTCAACAACATTTCCCCTGTCCGCCGTCCAATCCGCAGTGACAGGTGACGCAACCGTCCCTGATGGCGCTCTTCGTTATAAACCGACCACCCCAACTGCTCGATGTCTTGCTTAATTTCTGCTAACAGGGGGTTCAATCGCGCATCTTGTACAGGGCATTGATTGAGATTAATCAACTGGTGGCTGCCTTGGTGGTAATAACCGGCCTGAACTTGACCCGTTGCTGACCGTTTCAAGGGATAGGTTGCCTTATTGCGATAGGCAAGAGACGTTTCAGTGGTTAAGATTGGGGCGACATGGGGTGAGGTGAATCCACCAATGTGTTCTAGAGCTTGGATGACTAAGTTTTGTTTCGTTTCTTGCTGGTAGTGGTAATCAATATGTTGCCACTGACAGCCGCCGCACTTATCCGCCACGATGCAGTTCGGTCGGATGCGGTGGGGAGACGGCTCCAACAGTTGGTGAAGCTTACCATTGGCATAGTTGGATTTGACGCGCACGAGGCGAACTAAAACGCGATCGCCCGTTACGGTATCGGGCACAAAAATGACCCGACCTTCAAGGCGTCCAACGCCTTCGCCCGTATCATTTAGGTCTGTAATCGTCACCTCCACGAGCTGACCTTGTTGCCAAAAGTCTGGGGTGGGATCGCGACTTTTTTGATTGGTATTACCAGTTAGCGGGGTTGTAGACACAGTCTTCTCCTCCCTTTATTTGTGTCGCCTTGAGTCGTTAAACTACAAATGTTACCTAAGTTAACCCGATAAGATGAGCGTAGTTAGCCAAGTTATTCTCAGAGCAGACGACGAACTCCGATATCCGAGCTCCGGCGAACTCAAGAGTATCAATGAGTTTTTGAAAACGGGCGAACAGCGGACGCGGATTGCTTCCACGCTAGCTGAAAATGAAAAAAAGATCGTGCAAGAGGCCAGTAAGCAGCTTTGGCAGAAACGTCCCGACTTCATCTCTCCCGGCGGAAATGCCTATGGAGAGAAGCAACGGGCGCTATGCTTACGCGACTATGGCTGGTATTTACGACTGATTACCTATGGGGTGTTGTCTGGTGACAAAGAACCGATTGAAAAAATCGGTCTGATTGGGGTGCGGGAAATGTACAACTCCCTCGGCGTCCCCGTCGCTGGGATGGCTGAATCAATCCGTTGCTTAAAAAATGCTTCTGTGAGCTTGCTGAGCCAGGAAGATGCCTTAGCAGCGGCTCCTTACTTTGATTTCATCATTCAAGCCATGTCCTAATTTTTGGGCAAGGCCAGCCTTGTTGTTAGTCAATAGTAACCCGTTCAAAGCCCGGTTGAAAGTTGGCAGGTTGAAAGGTTGGCAGGTTGGAAAGTGTTACTTCCCTTGTTGTTACGGTCAGTTGATACGTTCTAACCTTCTAACCTTTAACGTTCTAATCTTCAACCGGCTAGCCTGCCCTACTTCTAACCTTGAGCAACAGCTATGTCGAACAGAAAACACCTGTGGCGAACTAACCCTTGAGCCATGACTCCATACAAAACACCGACAGCTTCTACAGGAGAATCTGTCGGCTCATTGTGTGTTCCCTATTGATGACTCGCGTCGAGTTCAGTCGTTCTTTAGTATGCAAAAGCCTGTAATGTGTATAGGGCGATCTGGATCAGCCGACCTTTGTGAATCTGATCACTCTCAAAAGCTCCCAAACAAGCATATTCACGGTTTTCGACTCTGCTTTTCGGAAACGATTACACTCGTCATAGCTCACTTTGATCCCTGTCGCTCGTGAAGAAATTGCCTTGGACTTCACTGCTGCTTCTGCTGTGTACCTATAGCATCTTTGGTTGGTTGCTCACAGCCTCGGATAGCTCTGAGTTAATTTGGCTGATGGGAGCAACGTATACTTTGCTAATTACTTCTGCCATGACAGCTCCTTGGGAGCTGCTTAAAGGATTTTATGGCAATTTCCTGCAATCTGATAGCAGAGCGTTTGTATCTGTGATTGTTGGAGCTTTTGTAGCTGTTGTCATCATGCATTGGATCGAGGTTTTTTTCCGAATTCTGGTTCTGATC of the Allocoleopsis franciscana PCC 7113 genome contains:
- the rlmD gene encoding 23S rRNA (uracil(1939)-C(5))-methyltransferase RlmD, translating into MSTTPLTGNTNQKSRDPTPDFWQQGQLVEVTITDLNDTGEGVGRLEGRVIFVPDTVTGDRVLVRLVRVKSNYANGKLHQLLEPSPHRIRPNCIVADKCGGCQWQHIDYHYQQETKQNLVIQALEHIGGFTSPHVAPILTTETSLAYRNKATYPLKRSATGQVQAGYYHQGSHQLINLNQCPVQDARLNPLLAEIKQDIEQLGWSVYNEERHQGRLRHLSLRIGRRTGEMLLTLVTTDWRLQNLDAQAQQWLTRYPKLMGICVNRNPNRTNVIFGHETRCIAGQPYLQEEFAGLQLQLKPETFFQVNTEVAEALLAAIVEQLALKGDEILVDAYCGIGTFTLPLAQRVRQAMGLEVHPASVEQAQLNAQLNGISNVTFKTGAVETLLPQLEINPDVVLLDPPRKGCDRVVIEALLVTAPKQIVYVSCKPATLARDLKLLCHTGGYQLTHVQPADFFPQTPHVECAAFLVR
- a CDS encoding allophycocyanin subunit alpha-B, whose amino-acid sequence is MSVVSQVILRADDELRYPSSGELKSINEFLKTGEQRTRIASTLAENEKKIVQEASKQLWQKRPDFISPGGNAYGEKQRALCLRDYGWYLRLITYGVLSGDKEPIEKIGLIGVREMYNSLGVPVAGMAESIRCLKNASVSLLSQEDALAAAPYFDFIIQAMS